In one window of Brenneria goodwinii DNA:
- a CDS encoding uracil-xanthine permease family protein — protein sequence MTTTTDIPQTEAPVATRRSELIYRLEDRPPLPQTLFAASQHLLAMFVAVITPALLICQALGLPAQDTQHIISMSLFASGLASILQIKTWGPVGSGLLSIQGTSFNFVTPLIMGGLALKNGGADVPTMMAALFGTLMVASCTEIILSRFLHLARRIITPLVSGVVVMIIGLSLIQVGLTSIGGGYAAMNNNTFGAPKNLLLAGIVLLVIILLNRQRNPYLRVASLVIAMAVGYLGAWLMDMLPSSAPAEQSSLIMVPTPLYYGLGFDWSLLVPLMLVFMVTSLETIGDITATSDVSEQPVSGPLYMKRLKGGVLANGLNSCLSAIFNTFPNSCFGQNNGVIQLTGVASRYVGFVVALMLIILGLFPAVSGFVQHIPEPVLGGATIVMFGTIAASGVRIVSREPLNRRAIMIIALSLAVGLGVSQQPLILQFAPDWIKTLFSSGIAAGGITAIVLNLVFPHDEK from the coding sequence ATGACTACCACCACGGATATTCCCCAGACAGAAGCGCCAGTTGCAACACGCCGCAGTGAATTGATCTACCGTCTGGAAGACAGACCTCCCCTTCCGCAAACGCTGTTTGCCGCCAGCCAGCATCTGCTGGCGATGTTTGTCGCGGTAATTACCCCCGCCCTGCTGATCTGTCAGGCGCTGGGTCTGCCAGCGCAAGACACGCAACACATCATCAGCATGTCGCTGTTTGCCTCCGGCCTGGCCTCTATTCTGCAAATAAAAACCTGGGGCCCGGTAGGATCGGGGCTGCTGTCCATTCAGGGCACCAGTTTTAACTTCGTGACGCCCTTGATTATGGGCGGACTGGCGCTGAAAAACGGCGGCGCCGATGTGCCCACCATGATGGCGGCGCTGTTCGGCACATTAATGGTCGCATCCTGCACGGAAATCATCCTCTCCCGCTTCCTGCACCTTGCCCGCCGGATTATTACGCCGCTGGTTTCGGGAGTGGTGGTAATGATAATCGGCCTGTCGCTGATCCAGGTCGGCCTGACGTCCATCGGCGGCGGTTACGCCGCAATGAATAATAATACCTTTGGCGCGCCGAAAAACCTGTTGCTGGCGGGGATCGTGCTATTGGTCATTATCCTGCTAAACCGCCAGCGTAACCCCTACCTGCGCGTGGCATCCCTGGTGATCGCCATGGCGGTCGGTTATCTGGGCGCCTGGCTGATGGATATGTTGCCAAGCAGCGCCCCGGCGGAACAGAGTTCATTAATCATGGTGCCCACGCCGCTGTATTATGGTCTGGGCTTTGACTGGAGTCTGCTGGTGCCGCTGATGTTGGTCTTTATGGTGACCTCGCTGGAAACCATCGGCGATATCACCGCGACATCCGATGTATCGGAACAACCGGTCAGCGGCCCTCTGTACATGAAACGCTTGAAAGGCGGCGTCCTGGCAAACGGACTGAACTCGTGTTTATCCGCGATCTTCAATACGTTCCCGAATTCCTGTTTCGGGCAGAACAATGGCGTCATCCAGCTCACCGGCGTCGCCAGCCGCTACGTTGGCTTTGTCGTGGCATTGATGTTGATTATTCTGGGGTTATTCCCTGCCGTCAGCGGCTTCGTACAGCATATTCCAGAGCCGGTGCTCGGCGGCGCGACCATCGTCATGTTCGGTACTATTGCCGCCTCCGGCGTGCGAATTGTGTCGCGTGAACCGCTGAATCGCCGCGCGATCATGATTATCGCCCTTTCCCTGGCCGTCGGGTTGGGGGTTTCACAGCAGCCGCTGATCCTGCAATTCGCGCCCGACTGGATAAAAACCCTGTTCTCTTCGGGGATCGCCGCCGGCGGTATTACGGCGATTGTGCTGAACCTGGTTTTCCCGCACGACGAAAAATAA